The Lasioglossum baleicum chromosome 12, iyLasBale1, whole genome shotgun sequence genome includes a region encoding these proteins:
- the LOC143214559 gene encoding uncharacterized protein LOC143214559 → MGIANARPATLAIAIFSANSAKQLIALAIKVFHHTHHFVNQNLRKKDASIPHLPEQQNLLFYTYPVAMIMSVGFAIVWLSTDKLMRRPIIPLIGCFAGALLMLLIGIMEMKHADMYLNLADISDDELISHPVFIHNFIMCLLSLFCMNIYLIQAWILFDYCRWIKEYNISDASNDLPTTDSSANTDRNEVVESRANISKRESKMKEEPGDLDPIPQLDKFPSLTSISQSISIAVEDEPVIFYCCFVDLYNYIKYQELVRNPLHEFRVVHVM, encoded by the exons ATGGGAATTGCAAACGCGAGGCCTGCGACTCTGGCGATTGCAATTTTCTCGGCCAATTCCGCGAAACAG TTGATCGCTTTGGCCATTAAAGTTTTTCATCATACCCACCATTTTGTGAACCAAAATCTTCGGAAAAAAGATGCATCAATTCCTCACCTACCCGAACAACAAAACCTACTTTTCTATACCTATCCAGTTGCCATGATCATGAGTGTCGGGTTTGCAATTGTTTGGCTTTCTACAGATAAACTGATGCGAAGACCCATAATT CCTCTCATCGGATGCTTCGCTGGAGCCCTTTTAATGTTACTGATCGGAATAATGGAAATGAAACACGCTGACATGTATCTCAATTTAGCGGACATCTCGGATGACGAACTGATATCGCACCCGGTTTTTATTCACAATTTCATTATGTGTTTACTGTCGCTTTTTTGTATGAACATATACCTCATACAAGCTTGGATTCTGTTCGACTACTGTCGCTGG ATAAAAGAATACAATATTAGCGACGCGTCTAATGATTTGCCAACTACTGACTCCAGCGCGAACACTGACAGAAACGAGGTCGTTGAATCTCGAGCAAACATCAGCAAGCGTGAAAGTAAAATGAAAGAGGAGCCTGGTGATTTGGATCCAATCCCCCAGTTAGACAAATTCCCATCCTTGACGTCGATATCGCAGTCAATTAGTATT GCTGTAGAAGATGAACCTGTTATCTTCTACTGCTGTTTCGTCGatctttataattatataaagtaTCAAGAGTTGGTGAGAAATCCGTTACACGAATTTCGAGTTGTTCATGTGATGTAA
- the LOC143214487 gene encoding uncharacterized protein LOC143214487: protein MASVTRLTIIKFLELLVACILIGLHYHSFNAGNQHTAMITMGTFGGYIIILVGLFAGNVMGTPVNRRVDLFFAVVGCALFIITGALNIDLFSKIAYKSSFRDTGLAKGSISIIEAALFLVDAFLTFRGEN, encoded by the exons ATGGCTTCCGTCACAAGACTCACCATCATCAAATTCTTGGAACTG TTGGTAGCATGCATCCTTATAGGATTGCATTACCACTCGTTCAATGCAGGAAATCAACACACTGCAATGATCACGATGGGTACCTTCGGCGGATATATAATCATTCTCGTGGGATTGTTCGCTGGTAATGTGATGGGAACGCCAGTCAATCGGCGTGTG GATCTCTTCTTCGCCGTGGTCGGCTGCGCCCTGTTCATCATTACCGGAGCTTTGAACATCGACCTCTTCTCGAAAATTGCTTACAAGAGCTCCTTCCGCGACACAGGACTCGCCAAAGGATCGATCAGCATAATCGAAGCAGCACTATTCCTTGTAGACGCGTTCCTAACGTTTAGAGGGGAAAATTGA
- the Smurf gene encoding SMAD specific E3 ubiquitin protein ligase isoform X1 codes for MSNPGGSRRNGAMKIRLTILCARNLARKDLFRLPDPFAKITVDGSGQCHSTDTCKATLDPKWNQHYDLYIGKNDGITISVWNQKKIHKKKGGGFLGCVRILSNTIQRLKDTGYQRLDLCKAHTDDTDVVKGQIVVALLSRDGHNGAVSNTVGHNAVVDVLGDLSCPTDLPEGWEERRAENGRLFYVNHYRKITQWIRPNARLNNGIIPTTPEPPPLPFSEFTSPSGSGSPPTLTTESPTRCTPEWNGEGTPSRTPSRDSSTSNTPRNTPTTQQQNRNIQNQHNTRNMTPAPSRERRPVRSSDEQNGNQSGNARPDRGTNNSQPRRPNRSNRNRNSTPNNEMRYDPPQPPDLPRGYEMRKTQQGQVYFYHVPTGSSTWHDPRIPRDLPVNELASELGPLPSGWEMRQTRSGRVYFVDHNNRTTQFTDPRLSSQIISNLLNRQQNKSTTNQTSSSNNSPAVTATTETAETETPTSPSIQCNIVQQRPRTETSSNNNSPTLENTTSQNAQTVSELPKELMDNELLPKYKRDLVAKLKCLRAELNALQPQSGHCRLEVSRNEIFEESYRLIMKMRPKDMRKRLMVKFRGEEGLDYGGVAREWLYLLSHEMLNPQYGLFQYSRDDNYTLQINPDSGINPEHLSYFHFAGRIIGIAVFHGHHIDGGFTTPFYKMLLNKAITLTDIEGVDPELHRSLTWMLENSIDGVLDATFSVEHSSFGVIKNHELKPGGKDISVTEENKREYVRLYVNYRFMRGIEQQFLALQKGFHELIPPQLLRLFDERELELVIGGLGTIDINDWKLHTRLKHCTPDTPVVKWFWQIVESYGEEMRARLLQFVTGSSRVPLQGFKALQGSTGAAGPRLFTIHAVDAPSENLPKAHTCFNRIDIPESYPSYQKMLDKLTQAVEETCGFAVE; via the exons ATGTCGAATCCGGGCGGTAGTAGGAGGAATGGGGCCATGAAGATTCGTTTGACGA TTCTATGTGCCCGCAATCTTGCCAGGAAAGATCTGTTTC GCCTACCGGACCCCTTCGCCAAGATCACAGTAGACGGTTCTGGCCAATGTCACAGCACAGACACGTGCAAAGCGACGCTAGATCCCAAATGGAACCAACATTATGACCT ATATATCGGAAAGAACGATGGCATTACTATATCGGTGTGGAACCAGAAGAAAATTCACAAAAAGAAAGGTGGCGGGTTCCTGGGATGTGTACGAATATTATCCAACACAATTCAACGACTCAAGGATACAGGAT ATCAGCGATTAGACCTTTGCAAAGCACACACGGACGACACCGATGTTGTTAAAGGACAAATCGTTGTAGCTTTGTTATCAAGGGATGGTCACAACGGTGCTGTGAGCAATACAGTAGGTCATAATGCTGTGGTAGATGTCCTTGGGGATCTTAGTTGTCCAACTGATTTGCCAGAAGGATGGGAAGAAAGGAGAGCGGAAAATGGACGTCTGTTTTATGTGAATCATTACCGCAAAATTACACAGTGGATTCGTCCAAATGCTCG ACTTAACAATGGAATTATACCAACTACACCCGAGCCACCACCACTTCCGTTCTCGGAATTCACTTCCCCCAGTGGTAGTGGGAGTCCTCCTACTCTAACCACTGAAAGTCCTACGAGGTGCACACCCGAGTGGAATGGCGAAGGAACGCCTAGCAGAACACCTAGCAGAGATAGTTCTACTTCGAACACGCCGAGAAACACACCAACAACCCAAcaacaaaatagaaatatacAAAATCAACACAATACAAGGAATATGACACCGGCACCATCAAGGGAACGCCGACCAGTAAGATCATCTGATGAGCAGAATGGCAATCAAAGTGGAAATGCTAGACCGGATCGTGGTACCAATAACAGTCAACCACGGAGGCCTAATCGAAGTAACCGAAACAGAAACAGCACACCTAACAACGAAATGAGATATGATCCTCCACAACCACCAGACTTACCTAGAGGTTATG AAATGAGAAAAACACAACAAGGTCAAGTGTATTTTTACCACGTACCAACTGGTTCGTCCACATGGCACGATCCTAGGATACCGAGAGATTTACCTGTCAACGAACTGGCAAGCGAACTTGGACCGTTACCTAGCGGATGGGAAATGAGGCAAACACGTAGTGGTCGTGTCTATTTTGTCGACCATAATAACCGGACTACGCAGTTTACTGATCCTAGACTATCCAGCCAAATTATAAGCAATCTATTAAA TAGGCAACAAAACAAAAGTACAACTAATCAAACAAGTAGTTCAAATAATTCACCTGCGGTCACAGCTACCACTGAAACTGCAGAGACAGAGACACCAACATCGCCGAGTATTCAATGCAATATAGTGCAACAAAGGCCGAGAACAGAAACTAGCAGTAACAATAATTCACCAACTT TGGAAAACACAACGAGTCAAAATGCGCAAACTGTGTCCGAGTTGCCAAAGGAACTCATGGATAATGAACTTTTGCCAAAATATAAAAGAGATCTAGTGGCAAAGTTGAAATGTTTGAGGGCAGAATTGAATGCGCTTCAACCGCAGAGTGGGCACTGTAGGCTTGAAGTATCGAGAAATGAAATATTCGAA GAATCGTATAGATTAATCATGAAAATGCGACCAAAAGACATGCGAAAAAGACTTATGGTGAAATTCCGTGGCGAAGAAGGCCTCGATTATGGCGGAGTTGCGCGAGAATGGTTATACTTGCTATCGCATGAGATGTTAAATCCGCAATATGGACTGTTTCAATATTCGAGAGACGACAACTACACGCTTCAGATTAATCCAGACTCGGGAATAAACCCAGAACATTTGTCGTACTTCCATTTCGCTGGCAGGATCATAGGAATTGCTGTGTTTCATGGTCACCATATCGACGGCGGATTCACAACTCCGTTTTACAAAATGTTGCTGAACAAAGCAATAACTCTAACTGATATAGAAGGTGTCGATCCAGAATTGCACAGAAGCCTCACGTGGATGTT AGAAAATAGTATAGACGGAGTTTTGGATGCCACGTTCTCGGTAGAACACAGTAGTTTTGGAGTAATAAAAAATCACGAGCTAAAGCCAGGTGGTAAAGACATTTCCGTTACTGAAGAAAATAAAAGGGAATATGTCCGCTTGTACGTGAACTATCGTTTCATGCGAGGAATCGAACAACAGTTTCTGGCATTGCAAAAGGGTTTCCACGAACTAATTCCACCGCAGCTGTTGAGACTATTCGACGAGAGAGAACTGGAATTGGTTATAGGTGGTTTAGGAACTATTGATATTAACGACTGGAAGTTGCATACACGATTAAAACATTGTACACCTGACACGCCTGTGGTAAAGTGGTTCTGGCAGATAGTCGAGTCTTACGGAGAAGAAATGCGAGCCCGGTTACTTCAGTTTGTCACGGGAAGTTCCAGAGTTCCTCTGCAAGGTTTCAAGGCTTTACAAG GTTCGACAGGAGCTGCGGGACCACGCCTGTTCACAATTCACGCAGTCGACGCACCTAGTGAAAATTTGCCAAAAGCGCATACTTGTTTCAATAGAATAGATATACCCGAAAGTTATCCCAGTTATCAAAAAATGCTTGATAAGCTTACACAGGCGGTTGAAGAAACTTGTGGTTTTGCTGTTGAATAA
- the Smurf gene encoding SMAD specific E3 ubiquitin protein ligase isoform X2 has protein sequence MSNPGGSRRNGAMKIRLTILCARNLARKDLFRLPDPFAKITVDGSGQCHSTDTCKATLDPKWNQHYDLYIGKNDGITISVWNQKKIHKKKGGGFLGCVRILSNTIQRLKDTGYQRLDLCKAHTDDTDVVKGQIVVALLSRDGHNGAVSNTVGHNAVVDVLGDLSCPTDLPEGWEERRAENGRLFYVNHYRKITQWIRPNARLNNGIIPTTPEPPPLPFSEFTSPSGSGSPPTLTTESPTRCTPEWNGEGTPSRTPSRDSSTSNTPRNTPTTQQQNRNIQNQHNTRNMTPAPSRERRPVRSSDEQNGNQSGNARPDRGTNNSQPRRPNRSNRNRNSTPNNEMRYDPPQPPDLPRGYEMRKTQQGQVYFYHVPTGSSTWHDPRIPRDLPVNELASELGPLPSGWEMRQTRSGRVYFVDHNNRTTQFTDPRLSSQIISNLLKQQNKSTTNQTSSSNNSPAVTATTETAETETPTSPSIQCNIVQQRPRTETSSNNNSPTLENTTSQNAQTVSELPKELMDNELLPKYKRDLVAKLKCLRAELNALQPQSGHCRLEVSRNEIFEESYRLIMKMRPKDMRKRLMVKFRGEEGLDYGGVAREWLYLLSHEMLNPQYGLFQYSRDDNYTLQINPDSGINPEHLSYFHFAGRIIGIAVFHGHHIDGGFTTPFYKMLLNKAITLTDIEGVDPELHRSLTWMLENSIDGVLDATFSVEHSSFGVIKNHELKPGGKDISVTEENKREYVRLYVNYRFMRGIEQQFLALQKGFHELIPPQLLRLFDERELELVIGGLGTIDINDWKLHTRLKHCTPDTPVVKWFWQIVESYGEEMRARLLQFVTGSSRVPLQGFKALQGSTGAAGPRLFTIHAVDAPSENLPKAHTCFNRIDIPESYPSYQKMLDKLTQAVEETCGFAVE, from the exons ATGTCGAATCCGGGCGGTAGTAGGAGGAATGGGGCCATGAAGATTCGTTTGACGA TTCTATGTGCCCGCAATCTTGCCAGGAAAGATCTGTTTC GCCTACCGGACCCCTTCGCCAAGATCACAGTAGACGGTTCTGGCCAATGTCACAGCACAGACACGTGCAAAGCGACGCTAGATCCCAAATGGAACCAACATTATGACCT ATATATCGGAAAGAACGATGGCATTACTATATCGGTGTGGAACCAGAAGAAAATTCACAAAAAGAAAGGTGGCGGGTTCCTGGGATGTGTACGAATATTATCCAACACAATTCAACGACTCAAGGATACAGGAT ATCAGCGATTAGACCTTTGCAAAGCACACACGGACGACACCGATGTTGTTAAAGGACAAATCGTTGTAGCTTTGTTATCAAGGGATGGTCACAACGGTGCTGTGAGCAATACAGTAGGTCATAATGCTGTGGTAGATGTCCTTGGGGATCTTAGTTGTCCAACTGATTTGCCAGAAGGATGGGAAGAAAGGAGAGCGGAAAATGGACGTCTGTTTTATGTGAATCATTACCGCAAAATTACACAGTGGATTCGTCCAAATGCTCG ACTTAACAATGGAATTATACCAACTACACCCGAGCCACCACCACTTCCGTTCTCGGAATTCACTTCCCCCAGTGGTAGTGGGAGTCCTCCTACTCTAACCACTGAAAGTCCTACGAGGTGCACACCCGAGTGGAATGGCGAAGGAACGCCTAGCAGAACACCTAGCAGAGATAGTTCTACTTCGAACACGCCGAGAAACACACCAACAACCCAAcaacaaaatagaaatatacAAAATCAACACAATACAAGGAATATGACACCGGCACCATCAAGGGAACGCCGACCAGTAAGATCATCTGATGAGCAGAATGGCAATCAAAGTGGAAATGCTAGACCGGATCGTGGTACCAATAACAGTCAACCACGGAGGCCTAATCGAAGTAACCGAAACAGAAACAGCACACCTAACAACGAAATGAGATATGATCCTCCACAACCACCAGACTTACCTAGAGGTTATG AAATGAGAAAAACACAACAAGGTCAAGTGTATTTTTACCACGTACCAACTGGTTCGTCCACATGGCACGATCCTAGGATACCGAGAGATTTACCTGTCAACGAACTGGCAAGCGAACTTGGACCGTTACCTAGCGGATGGGAAATGAGGCAAACACGTAGTGGTCGTGTCTATTTTGTCGACCATAATAACCGGACTACGCAGTTTACTGATCCTAGACTATCCAGCCAAATTATAAGCAATCTATTAAA GCAACAAAACAAAAGTACAACTAATCAAACAAGTAGTTCAAATAATTCACCTGCGGTCACAGCTACCACTGAAACTGCAGAGACAGAGACACCAACATCGCCGAGTATTCAATGCAATATAGTGCAACAAAGGCCGAGAACAGAAACTAGCAGTAACAATAATTCACCAACTT TGGAAAACACAACGAGTCAAAATGCGCAAACTGTGTCCGAGTTGCCAAAGGAACTCATGGATAATGAACTTTTGCCAAAATATAAAAGAGATCTAGTGGCAAAGTTGAAATGTTTGAGGGCAGAATTGAATGCGCTTCAACCGCAGAGTGGGCACTGTAGGCTTGAAGTATCGAGAAATGAAATATTCGAA GAATCGTATAGATTAATCATGAAAATGCGACCAAAAGACATGCGAAAAAGACTTATGGTGAAATTCCGTGGCGAAGAAGGCCTCGATTATGGCGGAGTTGCGCGAGAATGGTTATACTTGCTATCGCATGAGATGTTAAATCCGCAATATGGACTGTTTCAATATTCGAGAGACGACAACTACACGCTTCAGATTAATCCAGACTCGGGAATAAACCCAGAACATTTGTCGTACTTCCATTTCGCTGGCAGGATCATAGGAATTGCTGTGTTTCATGGTCACCATATCGACGGCGGATTCACAACTCCGTTTTACAAAATGTTGCTGAACAAAGCAATAACTCTAACTGATATAGAAGGTGTCGATCCAGAATTGCACAGAAGCCTCACGTGGATGTT AGAAAATAGTATAGACGGAGTTTTGGATGCCACGTTCTCGGTAGAACACAGTAGTTTTGGAGTAATAAAAAATCACGAGCTAAAGCCAGGTGGTAAAGACATTTCCGTTACTGAAGAAAATAAAAGGGAATATGTCCGCTTGTACGTGAACTATCGTTTCATGCGAGGAATCGAACAACAGTTTCTGGCATTGCAAAAGGGTTTCCACGAACTAATTCCACCGCAGCTGTTGAGACTATTCGACGAGAGAGAACTGGAATTGGTTATAGGTGGTTTAGGAACTATTGATATTAACGACTGGAAGTTGCATACACGATTAAAACATTGTACACCTGACACGCCTGTGGTAAAGTGGTTCTGGCAGATAGTCGAGTCTTACGGAGAAGAAATGCGAGCCCGGTTACTTCAGTTTGTCACGGGAAGTTCCAGAGTTCCTCTGCAAGGTTTCAAGGCTTTACAAG GTTCGACAGGAGCTGCGGGACCACGCCTGTTCACAATTCACGCAGTCGACGCACCTAGTGAAAATTTGCCAAAAGCGCATACTTGTTTCAATAGAATAGATATACCCGAAAGTTATCCCAGTTATCAAAAAATGCTTGATAAGCTTACACAGGCGGTTGAAGAAACTTGTGGTTTTGCTGTTGAATAA